ATTCTTCTAATACCGCATCTTGAATCTTGCCACGTGTACCAGAATTAATTGGGTGTGCGATGTCTCTAAACTCGCCATCAGGAGTGCGCTTGGATGGCATTGCAACAAACAATCCATTGTTTCCATCAATTACGCGGATATCATGAACCACGAATTCTTGATCTAACGTAATGGATGCAATCGCTCTCATTCTGCCCTCTGTGTTAACGCGGCGTAATCTAACGTCAGTTATTTCCATGATGTTTCACCACCTTTTCCCTTTTGAACTTACTTACCATAATTCTACAAAACATAGATAATTCCTGCTAAAATTTAAAAAAAGTTTAAAGATTTAATTAAAAAGGGGGTAAATGGTCAAATTCCTTACCTTGGTATCCAGTAAAAAAGATAAAACCTTGTTGAAAAGTTTTATCTTTTTACTTTATTTGTTTTGAAAGTTACCAGGTCTAACGTCAATTTTCTTTTGTTTTAAATCAACATGAGTAATTTTCACCAGAGATAAATAATCTTCTACAACACGTTCATCTTCTTCATCGTCCGCTTCCGCCAAAACAGCTATCCCTTTGACATTGGCATTAAATTCCCCAAGCAGACTTACTATCCCATTTATTGTACCCCCGGCCTTCATGAAGTCATCAATAATACATACATTCGCACCCTCCCGTAAACTCCTTTTGGGAAGAACCATTGTCTGAATCTTCCGGGAAGAGCCGGAAACATAGTTAATACTTACTGATGATCCTTCTGTTACCATTGGATC
This Virgibacillus phasianinus DNA region includes the following protein-coding sequences:
- the spoVG gene encoding septation regulator SpoVG is translated as MEITDVRLRRVNTEGRMRAIASITLDQEFVVHDIRVIDGNNGLFVAMPSKRTPDGEFRDIAHPINSGTRGKIQDAVLEEYKRAGEAEVEFEEAGAS